A segment of the Kazachstania africana CBS 2517 chromosome 2, complete genome genome:
CATCTAAATGtaatttttggaaagaatttgacatttcttcattattcaaagggtcaaaaatagaattgaaatcattacCTAAACtgttactattattatgGTAGTAATTATGCAGCTGCTGCTGATGAGAAATGAGATCCTTCAATATTTCGTACGAGTTAGCCATTGTTAGTTCAACAGATTCCCATTTAGCtagtttattttcatctggAAGAAGAACAGACGAATCAACTTTCCAAGAACCCGTGGGATCCAATGACTTCAGATTATAAAATTCCAGCAGATCTTCGtcatcaaatgaaaatggttcCATGACTCAACTCCCCAGTACAGATATATGCGTGCTGTATCTATCTTATAAATTAGTATTGAAAACTTATTACTACTTAGTTCctaatatattattatttgagaGTTGTTTGATATTCGGTTAGGCGTTACCCGGCAAAAGATTCTTCACTAAgcaaaatgaaatttaaCGAAAGTTTAAAAGGCTGAGACAGTTTGTTAAATGTAAGAGAGACAGCGTGAGTGATTGATTGGTATAGAGAGGACACACTGCGTTTGACGGATATAAGATGAGCGAGgagcaacaacaacagcaggGGAATAGTGATAATGTGGAGATGGATGGTGCCAGTCTGGATCAGATGGATGTGGAAGAGGAAATGGATGAATTTAacgataatgaagatgcGCCAATACTGTTAGCTGACGACGGTAATAAAGGCGACAAGAGTGACAAGAATGTTAAAATAGACAATGGGAGTGGCAATCTTTTTGATTTGCCCGAATTCACGAGGAAAGATAAGAGTCTGGAAGAGATATTGAATCTCATGGAAGATAACCCTCCAATTATACCTGACGCAGTCATTGACTACTACATGAGGAAGAATGGGTTTGATTGTGCTGACGTAAGGGTGAAAAGGCTGCTGGCTCTAGCTACACAGAAGTTCATCAGCGACATTGCGAACGATGCGTACGaatattcaagaataaGATCCACTGTTGCTGTGAGCAACGCCAACAACGGACAAGCTAGGGCTCGACAGTTGATGCTGGGACAACAACAGCCGGGGCAGCAACAGTTCTCacaacagcagcagcagcaaaATGAGAAAAACAATGCAAGCAAAGTCGTTCTGACCGTAAATGATCTAAGTAATGCAGTGTCGGAATATGGCTTAAATATAGGGCGTCCAGATTTCTATCGTTAGCTGTTCACGTGCCGACACGCTTACCGTCAGGACAGTATAATCTTGCCTCGTTACAGAGTGTTATATAGCCTTTTTAGTATCAGTTTCTTTGTATTTATGGTGATATCCTGTATAGTTTTTACTTCTATGAAATTCTTTGAGTTTCGCTTTCTTTCCAAATTAATGGGATATATAAGGATATAGAAGCAGatgaaaagtttcaaaGGATAAATAAATCCACAGATACCAGTACATTCGTATAGTCAagtaaacaaaaaatgCCTATCGATTATTCTAAATGGGATAAGATTGAGTTATCAGATGATTCAGACGTTGAAGTTCATCCAAATGTCGATAAGAAATCATTCATAAAATGGAAACAGCAAAGTATTCATGAACAAAGATTCAAGAGAAATCAAGATATCAAGAATTTGGAAACACAAGTCGATATGTAtgcaaatttgaataaaagaGTGGATAAGATTTTACAGCAAGTTGATGTGGCAAAATTTGCTGATTTAACTTCtattaccaaatttttgaatgaaaattttgataaagttgaaaaatctgCTGGTGATAACGTGGATCCTGATATTGCTACTTACAATGAGATGGTGgaagatttatttgaaCAATTGAAAGGTGATgctaagaaagaaaataagaatcCAGAAGATGGAACCATCATCAAACAATTACTGTTGAACCATAGATCTAAAATTGACTCTGTCACTGTTGAGGCTaaggaaaaattggatgaattatataaagaaaaacaagCACATATCTCTTCAGAAGATGTCCACACCGGATTTGACAGTGGTTTTATGAATAAAAAGAAGGATAGTGAGGATGATAAAGCAAAAAATGTCAACAAAGCTATGGAATCCATGAAAATAAAGCaggatgatgatgaaaccATCAGAAATATCGTTTTAAATAGCGCCAAAGTAAGTCCACCAATGGAATTCATTGATTACAAAGATGATGTCTTGAAATTAGCGCCTGAGACGGAAGCGTTTGGTTCCATTCCattcaatgaatataaGCAAATGGAACAATATTTGGTCAATAATATGCAAATTATATCTGAACAACAAAAAGATGCtttaatgatgaaatcttttgaatatcaAATGGATGACGATGATAAGGAAGCAGATACGAAGACATATCAAATCATTCACCAGTCAGAACTGCTGGGATACATTCGTGAAATTTATgacttgaaaaaaatttcaaccTTGAATgtcaatgaattgaaagaagttaTTTCTATGTTTTTTAATAAGGTTATATTCAATACTTCTAACACGAAAGGTAAAGAATCCTTTTTACAGAGTGTGTCCGCAAAATTCAATCACGTTAAACAAAGATCTAAGATAATCAGAGAGGAGCAAAGTGCTGAAGAAGTTAATGTCGAGGGTGTTGAAACTATACAGTTGAAGTCACTCGATGACTCCACTGAATTGGAGGTCAATTTACCTGACTTCAGTTCGAAGGATGCTAatgaaataagaaaatgtGAAGTTTTTAACACGTTATCGGTTGAAATGCAGGAAGCACTAAAGACACAAAGCTTGGATAAAGTAAATGAAGTTTTTGCAAAAATGACAATTGAAGATGCTGAAAACGTTCTAgacattttcaatgaagcAGAAATTATTGGTGTCAAAGctttattagaaaatgagGATGATTTCAATGAGATTAAAAGAGAATATAACAGAGAAATATCTGACGAAGGTAACTACGAGAATATTAACGATGTGGTTGATTGATTTATAGTTATATTGCATAAATTTATATAGTGAActaaatttgtttttttctttcttgaagTGATGGTATTACTTGCGGAAACAGTCATATATGGTATCGTACATATATTGCAGAATATAATTACAATAAGGCAAACTTTGATggtttttgtttttgtttataTGAAAATCTGTATTAATTATTAAgtatattaaaaattagaagaacattgaaaaaggaaaCAGCAAAAGAACTAATTTTCAGCCACAGACCACGATGTCTCTGTTAGCCTACtttatattgaagaaattttgatctaTTGTTGGATCAGCCAGTAGTTTTTTCACAAAATTTGCAGGAACTTCTATGAACGCTGGTACACGTCTGTTAAACGGATTAATACGTTTACGGTAACGCATCAAAATGTTCGAATACTTTACTCCAAATTTGTCTGTTAATTTTCTATGAAACAGCCCACATGCATTACAAAGAGTGCGTTCGCCATACGGTCCAACTCGCCACTCTGCTGTGTCAGCATCTGAACAATGAACACACGTTTTCAAGTTACCGTGTTCATCACGAGTAAACTTCGGtgcttttttctttcttcttctattgCCCCCGTTGTGTTTAACAATCCTATAGGGCTTGCCTTCTCTTGACACATTATTAACTCCCTCCAGTAAATTACCTGAGGAGGATGACGACCCAGACGAAATTATCTGTGCcgtttcttcttcttcatcagagTCAAAATATGACTCCAATGGCTGGGTATAGGCCAAAGGTCGTTTAGATGGGTCACATACCTTTGGATTTACAATCATAATATCCTTGAATGTTGTCACCCGGTCATCTGTTAGAATGGGTGTCATAGCTACCGAGCTTGTTTGTTCTTCAGATTTCAAGTTGCTGTTTTGACCTGATATCTCATATCCATCTACCATTCTAGGTCCATAATGTACgtcaatatttgattgcCTTTCTCTTAATTTAACGACAGGCACATAATGACGCTTTACCTGTGGTTGAAGAAATCTCAACGATGAGGCAACTTGTATATTACTGTTTGATTCTGGGCCCCTCTGGAAGTGTGCTCTTTCATAATGTAGATGTGGATCCGGTTTGGTGGAAGGAAACAAATTCCTGTTACTCGCTGAGGAAACCAAATTTGGCGTCGAGTAGTATTTGACTGGGGTTATTTGAGTTCCTCTTGAGGAGACTGCGGTAAGTGGAGAAGGTAAATTGActgaaaaaagattatcAGTACTTTTGATCGTCGGGGTGCTGcactttgaaatttttgtagTGGTATGGTACAAAGATTTTTGCTTTATTTCGAGTAACTGTGAAAATTTGAGAGTGATATAATCGcttgatttcatcaaattgataAGTTTTTGCTCATCGATATATTCAAGTATTGAAGTAGAAGATACATTATCAATTCTTGTCATTTGTAGCGTCTTAAACgtattttcaaatttttgtcGTTCTTTCATTACATCAACAATACATTGTTGATACATCTCATcgcaattttttttatattcattatcaaCAACTTGAAATAACGCACCAAGAGCTGCCGAGTGTTGTGGTGGAGTAGTGTCCGTAACATCTGCTATAGAAGCAGAGGTAGTTGTTGAGTTAATACTAAAAGATCTTGATGGGTTGGACACTGAGTTTGTAGTAAAATTATCCCTAGAATATAAGTTGGTTGAATTTATAACTGTAGAAATACCTGGAAGTGATATCTTTGAGTTGTTAAACTTTGTGTTATCAATATTGTTACTTTGAGAAAGAGCAGTGACacctttttcaaagtttggTATATCGGAAAGAAATACAGTGGATCTAGGTACACTAAGTAATTCCTGATTATTTAAGCAGTCAAATATGTTATGTTTACCTAACGCCCCTCTGTCACTTTTTGGTTGCGATAATGGTGGTAGTTTTTTTGCTGAATACTGTCCAAGGAAACGGCCCGTATCAAAGGTTGTCGCAGCCATGAAGTCACCGTGAGCACTAgtgtttctttcttttatattgttttttattattataattagCAAATTATTTGGAATATATACTTGTATATGCACTCCAATGGTCtgaatttgattattaAATTATTGCAGGAAATAGATGgaaagtttttgaaagaaagaaagaaagataatTTGTCCAATTTTAAATAGTTTGATATTGTCACAGTTATTAATAGAAAACTAAGTGTGAACTCAAaccaaaaagaaaaagggTCTAAAATGTAACGATGATACGCCATTTTCTATGTTAGTTTCGCCAAGTTTGATGTAgtgcttcttcttcctttgaCACTAAAATTAGAATGGAGCTCAAGGTATGCGATATCGTCCCATCTGTGGATGGAGGACCTTTCTCGGTAAAATGCTTTACACAAATTCGTAGATATCAAGGGGAATTCATGTTCTTCGTGGCATCTTAATGGTGCTTTGAGTTTCTCGTGTGGTATATTAGCTGTGTCACTTCCCTTTTTCTGACAACGTGGACGACAGAGAGAAACTCCGCGAAGGCGATTCCATTGCGACGTAAATCAGAGAGACGATATGAATAGTGAGAATATTTACAGGGAACACAAAGAGCCATGTCGGTAGTGGCATGCCCTAGTTTGATAGGGACAACTTTTTGTGTCCCTCCCAGGGCGATAGGGgattatttatttgaatacCCTCGAACTAAACGATGAGCTATTTTGCAGGTGGAGAATATGActccttttcaattcagGGCAACGGATATTATTACACACTTGGAGGGTAATGTCATTTGGCTTGCTTATGTATGatgtttcttttatttactCGTGGTTTAACAGATCTTGAAGATGCAACTGatacaatgaaaattaACTTGCATAATGTAGTTTCAATGAACGTTACGAAATACGtcattaatattattgaattttttgcGTAAGAAGTACAGATAAGTTAtatcttttatttatttttacttaatattattagattacttttattttattttttttgtttggAATCATTATTGTGTATGTTTTTATGATTTTAAGCTCATTAAAAGTAAAGCGGCATCATTATCGTTTTTTATCTTTGGAGTAATCTTCTTATTTAATGAGCTGTCAGTGTTTTCCTTTGTTAGACTATTATTACTCAAATTTCTTAAGGATGCAGCACCCATTGATTCCCAGTCTTCTTCATCGGTATCCGAAACTAacaattcatcatttgaaattgaattcaaattatgAGAATAATTTTTACCACTTAACTTTGATAATTGTGGTGGGGAGGTTGGTATCCAACGATAATTATTCAGTTTATTTGTTGGAATTAATGTGGATCttatatttgatgaaacaTAGGAAGGTCTTCTTGAATTTGGTTCGCTTAAGGATGTGATTCCGGAGTCACTTTGAACAGGTGAAGAATCcggttgttgttgttgttgttgtactgaattttttcttagAGTAATATTTGGTTTTGCTAAACTTGAACGACGACGTTgttgtttatttttaataattggTCTAATTTTGTGTGCTAATAATTCTTGTTCATTAAAAGTTGAATTTTCATCAGATTGTAAGGAGctttgttgttgttgttgttgttgttgttgttgttgttgttgttgttgttgttgtgaAGGAATGAATAATTGTTCATTGAATATTACTGTTGATTGTCTTCTATCTAAACTAAAGGTAGTTtgtttattattgttgttattattaatgattTTAGCAATTGACATTATGCGATCATCGGCGGAATCTGAATCATCTGAGTGTAAcacattttcatctataAACATTGTAGTTGGCTTAACGTTTGTTTGGACGGCGGTAGtactttttcttctcttattAGTCGTAGATTGATGAttatctttaatttttaaatttgcaatattaattaattttctttgtgattcaaaatcttcaattggtACGAATTTAATTGACCATTGACCccaaccaattttttcaaaaatgattgaattttgtttaTCACCTAATTCCATTGCATTAATAATCAATCTTCTTTGTTTTGAACTTGATAATTTCTCAAAGCATGGTATATCctttgataaatatttaGTAATGTATCTAATTGCTAATGGACCTTTATCAGATAATAATGTAGATAATCTTTGTGGTGTTACCATTGAAGCAGCGGCTAGTCCTGCTGGAGATGAAGTGGAAATTGGTTTGTTGGTAATGCTATTATTAGTCGTACTAGGTTCATTAGAGTCGTTAATTTCTGTCATTATATTGTGTGTAATAATTTAAAGAGTGTGGGaagaatatattaaaaaaaagtgtTGGTTGGTGAGTTACTTGTGTTAAGTTTAGAATGCTtaaattgatattaattttaaaacGCGTTAATTtatattaataatttttttcttgcctACAGGAATGGGGTTGTCTCTCGATAAGATAGACTCCAGTTTTTATCAGATGTATGTTGTGCGTCTGTCTCTCgttgtttattttttttattttcttttgacaGTTGCCGGAGAAAACGAATGTGACAACAACAAGTGCTGTTTTTTGAGTCACAAAAAGATAGACGGTGTGATGGTTTTATtaagagagagagagagaggTCGGCGGGAATGATGGTGACGATGTTTAATGAGAGATGTGTGCTCTCGGATTGAATTTGTCAAGAATTTATTCTGATACGTCctctttattattacatTATGTGCAAAGTTTAACTCGGAAAAGGCGCGgactattattattattattagaattaTTTACTAGTACTATTATTGCAATGCGTACATTGGAGAGCGTGGGAAACATTTTTTAGTTTCCCTCTATTATCTATTATGAAGGATTGACGTGTGGAAACGCACTCACTCATTAGTGTAATGGTGGTGGTGAGGATTCCCCGTCGGGAGAGTTCTTCTGTTGTGATTGGACGAGAGGGGGATGAAAAGCATGTAGCCGCATCGTGCGGGTTTCCCTCTTGAGCTATGATTGGATTTTCATAACCTCTACTGTTGTCTTCCGAAATGCAGGGGTCAGAAGCAACGAGAAGCATGCCCAACGAATtctctttctctctttGCAGCATCAGCTGGCTAGCTGCCACGTGAGGGTAATCGAGAGGAGATTGAGAAACAGGAGCGAGTTTATATTGCACGTGCCATAGACACTACCTTCTATCTCTAGAAAGAATACCCAGGGAATGCTTCTCCGCCACATTCTCTCCGTGACTGAACGCGAGCGGCTTGAACAAGGGAAAATCTCCCATTCCAATCCCactttttctctttccgCAATATTTCCATTGCCCGCTTTAATGTGTGCATTTCCGGGTAATAGCACTTTTTGGTATCCCACACCACCttccattaatttttttttttttgggtCCCCCCTGCGAAAGTTTCAGCACGGATGCCATGCTGCAAATTTCACGCACGCAACTTTGCCCgtctattttttttgtcaattTTGCCGATGGATGAAACCATTTTGTGTAACATACGACCGCACTCTTTCGCTCCAGCAAGACATGGTCAGGCCTCTCCGCCTGGACCTACTGGGCATCCATCAGGTCTACTCGGTACCACTCGGTACCACTTACACTGATGCCTCCTTCCAGACTGCAACATCTCTCGTTCTAACTTCCCACAATTTCCTGCCTACCTCTCTCTCTCAACTTATTCATCAAATCTCTCCTCTCAGCCATTTTCTAACACTCACACACAGGGAGCGGGTACCctttgtttcttcaattccAATTCCCACActcattttttcttccctTCCTCTTGCTGtaaaattaatcaaataACACTAGAATTTTTTAACAAGTTCTAAACTaatcaatatattcttgtgtaattcaattattttttttttttcctcttgcTTCATATCAATTGAGATTAAGTTAAGAAATATCCTTATTATCCCACTACAATCAATCCCAAAGATAATGTCCAACccatttgatttattagGTAACGACGTTGAAGACCCTTCCGTTGTCGTTCCAGCTCCAAAGGAATTAGTCAAGAAATCTacttcttcaaagaaagCTGATGTCCCACCTCCATCTGCTAACCCAGCTAAAGCTAACAAAAACAGACCAAGACCTTCTGGTAACGAAGGTGCTATCAGAGACAAGACTGCTGGTAGACAAAAGAACAGATCCAAGGACGTCCCAGCTTCTGCTACCACCAAGAGATCTAACGTTAGAAGACAATCTGACAAACACTCTAGAACTGGTAAGACCGACTCCAATAAGAAGGTTAGCCAAGGTTGGGGTGACGACAAAAAGGAATTAGAAACCGAAAATGCCGCTGAACAAGATGCTGAAGCTGAAATcgctgaagaagaacaagaaactGAAGATGCTTCCAAGAAAATGACTCTTGAAGCTTACTTACAATCTCAAGGTGCTTCCGATTTAAACAAAACCGTCGAACCACAAAACTTAaacaaattagaaaatgcTGAATTATTCGttaaagaacaagaagttTACGTTCCAGCTACTAAAGTTAAGTCCGTCAAGTCCaaacaattgaaaactAAGCAATTCTTAGACTTCGATGCTACTTTCTCTGACTCTTTACCAAAGCAAAAGAGAACTAACGTCAAGGGCCCAAGAAAGAACAACAACCAAAACAGAACCCCAAGAAGATTCAACAAGGCTTCCAACGGTAACGCTGTTCAAAAGGATAACACCATTGACACTGCTAACTTACCATCTTTAGCTTAAGCTTAATATGGGGTGTCATTCCttataatcaaatttttggaaaggGATTATCAATCAAccaatatttcttttttatcatATCAGATCTATTTTATAATTATATAAGTATAACTAAACCTTTTTGTTCATCTTATTACTATTTATCGATTTTCTGTTTATTCTACAATTGAGTGGAAGTGATTATATCTATATACAGAATTATAATTATATAGAATATTTGAGATTACAAATTCTACAATTTACAGATTTAAATCAACTTTCAATGTATAAGTGATAATAAATGATAATGTGATGAATAAAAACACATATTGCAACATGAAAAATACGGAAAGACAATCCATTTGCAAATGAGATCCTTGTACAGGTGTATAAAATGCAGTGAAATAAATTTGCGCCGTAGCACTTGGCATTGACCACGTCAAAATCATTACGAATTTACTAACGACATTATCTAACCAATTTAAATTGTAGAGCTTGTTTGCCCATAGTATGCCAATAATCGGGATTAAAACTAATCTGAAAATTGTCAGTAAAATTGCAGACCTGATAAATCCTTTAGGtaattctttgatttgCAACCTTGCTAATGTACCTCCCAACATTAATAATCCTAAGGGGACGCAAGCATTCCCAATATATTCCGTAAAATccattaaaaaatttagtaCAGGTTCTCCGTCAGGGGCTTTGTGAACGTGGACATATGTATCAACAAAACATGCCTTAACCCAAGGAATCAAAGCGCAAATAATACCTAATATAGCTCCCAGCGATGCAGGtctaaaaaaattgattaaaaAATAAGTAAGCCATTGCAAATGGTGTCTCTCACTAAACTGggaaattttaaatctcATGGATCTCTTCTTTTGTGATGATAATTCACTCTCACTATCTGATGTTTCGGTCATTGTATTGTTATTGTGCTCACCAATGTCATCCATTAAACTCAGGGGAcgattcaaatttaactCTCCtgttttgatcttttctaCAGCGCTATATTCCGCGATGACATCATTTAAAGTAGGTCTCCTTCTCTTGAATCTGGATGTGTCGTGTCCCAGTGTTCTGATTCTATGAAGACTTGATGTTTCCAATATTCCAGGGCTCGAATTTGTAGAAGCAGATCTTTTAATCCTCGAAGTACTATAGTCGGGTAGCTCATACGGTTGAATATACTCGAAATCAACtgcatcattttcatccaaGGAAATTGCATTACTGTCAATACTACCAAAATCATCGTTCGCAGTATCATTGCTGTAAATCATAGTTGATGCAGTAGTGGAAACTACTGCATCTTTCATTAACGAGTGAGTTGACGGTAGAGTAGGCCTACTAGCACTATTTTCAGCAGCGGACGATGTGTTCTTTTCAAGATCTCTTTgagcttcttcttcttctctctTGCTGCTTAAATCCGTCATAGGATAATTATCAAtgacatcttcatcattaatATCTCCTGTAAAATCAAACCCAATGACTCTCCATAATccaaaattcatcattagCATACTTTGtgtgaaaagaaagatacAGGAGTAAGCAACACCTTTGTCAGCCTGTTCTTCATTAAAGAGAGCGCCATTACCCATACTTTGGACGTACGCAATGGGTAAGTCCGAAATATTGGGAAATACGCCGGCAAATAAAGCGCCCCAAA
Coding sequences within it:
- the STB3 gene encoding Stb3p (similar to Saccharomyces cerevisiae STB3 (YDR169C); ancestral locus Anc_8.363), with the protein product MTEINDSNEPSTTNNSITNKPISTSSPAGLAAASMVTPQRLSTLLSDKGPLAIRYITKYLSKDIPCFEKLSSSKQRRLIINAMELGDKQNSIIFEKIGWGQWSIKFVPIEDFESQRKLINIANLKIKDNHQSTTNKRRKSTTAVQTNVKPTTMFIDENVLHSDDSDSADDRIMSIAKIINNNNNNKQTTFSLDRRQSTVIFNEQLFIPSQQQQQQQQQQQQQQQQQSSLQSDENSTFNEQELLAHKIRPIIKNKQQRRRSSLAKPNITLRKNSVQQQQQQPDSSPVQSDSGITSLSEPNSRRPSYVSSNIRSTLIPTNKLNNYRWIPTSPPQLSKLSGKNYSHNLNSISNDELLVSDTDEEDWESMGAASLRNLSNNSLTKENTDSSLNKKITPKIKNDNDAALLLMSLKS
- the KAFR0B05930 gene encoding GATA-type transcription factor, with translation MAATTFDTGRFLGQYSAKKLPPLSQPKSDRGALGKHNIFDCLNNQELLSVPRSTVFLSDIPNFEKGVTALSQSNNIDNTKFNNSKISLPGISTVINSTNLYSRDNFTTNSVSNPSRSFSINSTTTSASIADVTDTTPPQHSAALGALFQVVDNEYKKNCDEMYQQCIVDVMKERQKFENTFKTLQMTRIDNVSSTSILEYIDEQKLINLMKSSDYITLKFSQLLEIKQKSLYHTTTKISKCSTPTIKSTDNLFSVNLPSPLTAVSSRGTQITPVKYYSTPNLVSSASNRNLFPSTKPDPHLHYERAHFQRGPESNSNIQVASSLRFLQPQVKRHYVPVVKLRERQSNIDVHYGPRMVDGYEISGQNSNLKSEEQTSSVAMTPILTDDRVTTFKDIMIVNPKVCDPSKRPLAYTQPLESYFDSDEEEETAQIISSGSSSSSGNLLEGVNNVSREGKPYRIVKHNGGNRRRKKKAPKFTRDEHGNLKTCVHCSDADTAEWRVGPYGERTLCNACGLFHRKLTDKFGVKYSNILMRYRKRINPFNRRVPAFIEVPANFVKKLLADPTIDQNFFNIK
- the KAFR0B05950 gene encoding uncharacterized protein — its product is MLLRHILSVTERERLEQGKISHSNPTFSLSAIFPLPALMCAFPGNSTFWYPTPPSINFFFFGSPLRKFQHGCHAANFTHATLPVYFFCQFCRWMKPFCVTYDRTLSLQQDMVRPLRLDLLGIHQVYSVPLGTTYTDASFQTATSLVLTSHNFLPTSLSQLIHQISPLSHFLTLTHRERVPFVSSIPIPTLIFSSLPLAVKLIK
- the CDC37 gene encoding Hsp90 co-chaperone CDC37 (similar to Saccharomyces cerevisiae CDC37 (YDR168W); ancestral locus Anc_8.361); translated protein: MPIDYSKWDKIELSDDSDVEVHPNVDKKSFIKWKQQSIHEQRFKRNQDIKNLETQVDMYANLNKRVDKILQQVDVAKFADLTSITKFLNENFDKVEKSAGDNVDPDIATYNEMVEDLFEQLKGDAKKENKNPEDGTIIKQLLLNHRSKIDSVTVEAKEKLDELYKEKQAHISSEDVHTGFDSGFMNKKKDSEDDKAKNVNKAMESMKIKQDDDETIRNIVLNSAKVSPPMEFIDYKDDVLKLAPETEAFGSIPFNEYKQMEQYLVNNMQIISEQQKDALMMKSFEYQMDDDDKEADTKTYQIIHQSELLGYIREIYDLKKISTLNVNELKEVISMFFNKVIFNTSNTKGKESFLQSVSAKFNHVKQRSKIIREEQSAEEVNVEGVETIQLKSLDDSTELEVNLPDFSSKDANEIRKCEVFNTLSVEMQEALKTQSLDKVNEVFAKMTIEDAENVLDIFNEAEIIGVKALLENEDDFNEIKREYNREISDEGNYENINDVVD
- the KAFR0B05970 gene encoding uncharacterized protein (similar to Saccharomyces cerevisiae YLR152C; ancestral locus Anc_8.366), whose translation is MSIGTGEAIYIALKPILKIYSIIFVGFLLVRYNILTMEVTRGVSSMVVNAILPCLTFNKIVGNISWEDIKEVGVIVLSALILFALGGTLAALINYLTPVPKRWFWGALFAGVFPNISDLPIAYVQSMGNGALFNEEQADKGVAYSCIFLFTQSMLMMNFGLWRVIGFDFTGDINDEDVIDNYPMTDLSSKREEEEAQRDLEKNTSSAAENSASRPTLPSTHSLMKDAVVSTTASTMIYSNDTANDDFGSIDSNAISLDENDAVDFEYIQPYELPDYSTSRIKRSASTNSSPGILETSSLHRIRTLGHDTSRFKRRRPTLNDVIAEYSAVEKIKTGELNLNRPLSLMDDIGEHNNNTMTETSDSESELSSQKKRSMRFKISQFSERHHLQWLTYFLINFFRPASLGAILGIICALIPWVKACFVDTYVHVHKAPDGEPVLNFLMDFTEYIGNACVPLGLLMLGGTLARLQIKELPKGFIRSAILLTIFRLVLIPIIGILWANKLYNLNWLDNVVSKFVMILTWSMPSATAQIYFTAFYTPVQGSHLQMDCLSVFFMLQYVFLFITLSFIITYTLKVDLNL
- the STM1 gene encoding Stm1p (similar to Saccharomyces cerevisiae STM1 (YLR150W); ancestral locus Anc_8.364); the protein is MSNPFDLLGNDVEDPSVVVPAPKELVKKSTSSKKADVPPPSANPAKANKNRPRPSGNEGAIRDKTAGRQKNRSKDVPASATTKRSNVRRQSDKHSRTGKTDSNKKVSQGWGDDKKELETENAAEQDAEAEIAEEEQETEDASKKMTLEAYLQSQGASDLNKTVEPQNLNKLENAELFVKEQEVYVPATKVKSVKSKQLKTKQFLDFDATFSDSLPKQKRTNVKGPRKNNNQNRTPRRFNKASNGNAVQKDNTIDTANLPSLA
- the TAF10 gene encoding Taf10p (similar to Saccharomyces cerevisiae TAF10 (YDR167W); ancestral locus Anc_8.360), which gives rise to MSEEQQQQQGNSDNVEMDGASLDQMDVEEEMDEFNDNEDAPILLADDGNKGDKSDKNVKIDNGSGNLFDLPEFTRKDKSLEEILNLMEDNPPIIPDAVIDYYMRKNGFDCADVRVKRLLALATQKFISDIANDAYEYSRIRSTVAVSNANNGQARARQLMLGQQQPGQQQFSQQQQQQNEKNNASKVVLTVNDLSNAVSEYGLNIGRPDFYR